The genomic DNA GGCCCTCCGCTTCCAGTTGCGCTAGCACAGGTACTAGCTGGTCAAGGTACTTGAGCGTCGAATGCGTTCCCGTCCACCCGATAACCAATCGGCCCGGTGCCGCCTGGTCGCGCACCTGATTATGCAGGTGCTCAGTATCAATAGTAGTTGGGTTTACCAGGGAATGCGCGTTAAACTGCCGGGCGTAGGCAGTCAGGTAGCCATTTCCGCAGCTGTTTTTGTGGGCCCAACGGCAAATGCTGGCTACTTTCTGATGCCACTTCAGGCCCGCCGCAATGCGGTTGGCCTCCGAGGTGTTGGCCAGCCAGATAGCATCGTCAAAATCATAAATGATTTTTTTGCCCAGCACTTTAGCCAGCAGCCACTCCAGCACCGGAGGCCCTAGTGGTGCGGCTTCCCGATGAATAAAAACAAAATCATAGGCCGGCACTTGCCAGAGCAAGGCAAACCGCCGCCCAAAACCTGACGCAATACCCCCCGCCTTCCGCAACGCATGGCCTGGCTTATAAAGAATAGCCCAGGTAGCCGCTGACAAAAATGGCTTCAGGTCGTATGTATGCCCCTCCTTCGTTAGAATATCCAGGTATTGCTCAAACCGAAAGCGCTGCGAGGGTGCCTGCCCGTGGGGATAAGGTGCCAGAAAAAGAATCTTTGCCATTAGCTACTAATCGGTCGCGTAGTACAAGCGCTAGCCTGGGGTAGTAGCGTTGCGTAAGCTTGACGAGCTTGGTTAAGGGAGCGATGTCGCAGGGCCAGTTCGCGTACCCGTGCCCGGCTGTCAGGAGCCCGCCAGATGAGGTCCAGCTGCCGCAAAGCATCGGGCAGCGTGGCCGGGTAGTCTAAATCAAAAACCGCTCCGCCGCCCTCGGCTTGTATAATCGCCGAATCATCACCAATACCAGGGGGTAGCAGTACCGGTAGGCCACTGGCCCAGTATTCGCCTATCTTAATAGCGGAACAGAACAGCCGACACTTAGCGGGCTTGATAGTAGCAAAGGCGAAGTCGGCGGCCGACAAATAATCGGGCACCTCCTGGTGCGGAGCTTTCGTAATGTGCGCGTGCGCTACGGGCAGGCCAGCTTCGGCTAAGCGCTGTTGCACGTCGGCCACCCGGTCGGGGGTAAGAATGAGCAAGCGGAAAGCGGGCCCAAAGTAGTCGGCGGCGGCCCGAAAAACAGCGAAAGCTTCCCGGTCATAATAAATACCACCAAATTTTCCCACGTAGATGCCAACTACTGCCGCTGAGTCATCAAACCCTAGCAACTGACGCACCCGCTGGCGGGCAACTGCATTAAAAGCAAAGGCCGTCGCATCGACCGAGCAGGGCACCGTGGCAATATGCGCAGCGCCTACCCCCTCCCGAATAAGCTGATGTCGGTAATTCTCGGCTACCGGCATTAGCCCGAGCGCCAACTGCTTCTGCCGTTTCTCCCAGTGTCGCTGAAACAAGTAGCGAGGGTCGTAGCGCCGCCATACCCCCGATTCCAGCATATAGTCGGCGTGGGGCTCAAACGACTCGACATAAAAGGGCAGCTTGGTTTTTTGCCACACCAGGTAAGCCAGTGCCCCCGCCGGCGCGCCCCGCGCCAGGATAAAATCGGGCTTAAACTCCGCCACCTGCTTTACCAACTCGGCCGGAAAACGGGTAAAATCCTCTATTTTATTGAGAATGACGTTGCGGCCGGGCCGTGAGCGTAGGGGCTCAAACGATATTTTGCTGGCCTCAAAACCGGGCGCAAATACCAAATCGTCCTGCGCCCGTGAGCCGCGCTCGATGGTGACGAGGCAAATAGCCGTTACGTCGGGCCGCTCCTGCAGCAAGCGCAAATGTGGAAGAATAGTACTAGTTGTTAACCCATCCTGTATGCCCCAGTACCCCAAAAATAATATTCGCATAGACTTTATGGCGAAAAACGCTTGGCACGCAACTAAAGAGATTGTACTAAATACGTAGTTCGCCTTTTATCGGAAATTAAAATAATTATTAGTAATACATTAAATTATTTTACATCGAAGTAATGAGAGATAATTATAATAAAACAACTGAATTTAAAAATTTTTTCAATAGCTTGAAGCGAAGCCTACGTTTCTTAATTCGACCATCAAAAACACTAAATGCACGTTTGATGCAATCGTCCTAACCCGCAACTATTTTATCAAAATATGAAAACTTGCGTGACTACATATGCTGCAAATAATCGTTTGTATGCTCTACTAGCATAGTTACTTGAACGATAATGGATAGCTAACTGTCGAATACGCAAGCGATGGGCTGCGTCGTTCAAAATAGAATGCAATTGGCAAAGCGCCTTTGCAACACTCCCTGGGTGACTTAAGTTGAGTACTGCTCCGGCACCTTCCTGCTGAATAATACCGGAATCGTCGCCTACCCCTTCTGTTAGCAATACTGGTAATCCGTTGGCCCAGTACTCCCCTACCTTAATGGGTGAAACGTAGGGGGTAGGCCGGTGCAGGCCAAATCCAAAATCAGCCGCAGAGAGATAATTGGGAACCTGACTAAAGGGTGCAAAGACGATGGATACCCGACTGCTATCTACCCCTGCGGCGAACAATTTTTGCTGTAGCTCTTCAGCAGGCTGAGGCGTCAGGATAAGCAGGTAGAAGTCGGGGCCGAAGTAGTCAGCCACTTGGCGAAATAGCCCGAAGGCCTCCGCATCGTAGTAGATGCCCCCAAACTTGCCCACGTACACCCCTACCACCGCCGCCGGTCTAATGCCCAACTGCTGGCGTAGCCGCATGCGCGCCTCCACATCGAACGAAAATGCTTCCGCATCCACCGAGCACGGCACCGTCACTACCTGCCCGGCTGGTAAACCTTCGGCCAGCAGCTGCCGCCGGTAGTTTTCAGCCACTGGCATCAGCCCCTGCGCGTAGCGCTTTTGCTGCCTTTCCCAGTATCGCTGGAACAGATAGCGGGGGTCATAGCGCCGCCACACGCCTGCCTGACGCATATACTCGGAGTGTGGCTCGAACGACTCGACGTAAAATGGCAGATTGGTTTTTTGCCATACTAAGTAGGCCAGTGCCCCCGCCGGGGCACCCCGCGCCAGGATAAAATCAGGCTTAAACTCCGCTACCTGCTGTATCAACTCCCGAGGAAATCGCCGAAAATCATCTATCTTATTTAATAAAACCGGCATTCCAACCCGCGACAACAGCGGGGCGAACGTTATTTTGGTAGCTGCGAAGGGTAATACCAGTGCCGGAGGAAGCTGAGACGTTGTGCCCCGCTCAATTGTTATTAATAAGATAGCTTCAACGTCAGCATTTTCCTGGAGCAAGCGTAGGTGTGGCAACACCGTAGCGGTAGTTAGCGGGTCCTGAAGCGACCAATAGCCTAAAAATATAAGTCGCATCTTATCATTAGTTGATAGAAGTTATTTTTATACTTAACCACGCTTGCTTTTCAGCCATTGAATCAGTGCTGGATTAATCAGGGTCCGTAATAACAGTGCTGCCGCCGCCCGGCCGGGCAGGCCATTGGCTGCCCGCCGCGCAAATTTGATAGCCTGGAGCTGATGCCCATCAATATGAGCGTGAATTGCACAAAGATAGTAAATGCGTCCCAGCAACCGCCGGCTCTGGTCGGTTGTCAGGGTCAGGTGCTGCTGCATCCAACCAGCGGCCAGTTCCAACCGCCGAATGAGACCTTGGTTGTCGGCCCGCATAGAGCGCTGGTCATGGTCATTCATGGTTAAGGTCACAGCATCCACAAGTTGCACGGCGGCTCCGTGCTGGGTATTCTCCAGCATAAACATCCAGTCCTCCACGGCAGCGTAGCGCCGGTCTTCCTCAAACTTTTTTAGCGCTGAGTTGGCCCGGCGCACGCAGACATTGCAGGCCAGCACATTACCCGTCAGGAAAGTCTCAAAGCCCAGTGGCCCGGCGGGTAGCCATGCTATATCGCTCGGCCGGCGCTGCCCCTGGCGGTCAAAATCATACTTGGTGGCGATAAAGTCGGGCGGGGTAGCGGCAGCCGCAATGGCGGCGCGCAATGTGCGCAAGTGGTTGGGGTGCAACAGGTCGTCCGAGTCCAGAAACAGCGCGTATTCGCCCCGCGCCCGCGCCAGACCATAATTACGGGCCGCGCCGCGCTCGGCGTTTTCCTTGGGCAGGTAGCGCAGGCGCGGGTCAAGGTAACGGCCTACTACCTCAGCGGTAGCATCCTGGCTACCATCGTCTACTACCAGTACTTCAAAGCTCGCCTCTTGCTGGCTCAGCACCGAGTCGAGCGTAAGCCCGATAAGGTCGGCCCGATTGTAAGTAGGGATAATGATGCTGAAGAAAGGCGGGCTGGCAGTAGTCGTCATAGCTTTTACTCCACTTCGCACCCGAAGCTGAGATACTGTGCTTTGAATTTCTGAATCCACTTTGCCCACTCCGCTACGCTAACGCGCGCATCGCCGGTGGCCTGTAAAATAGCGCCCAAATAGTCCTGACTGAAGTCGGCCGGAAAATTCTGCATAGGGTCAAGCCGGCCTTGCCGCCAAGCTTCATTCAGGTGGTGATTGAAAGCAAAAATGTCCAGGCCTACTCCTTTATACATATTGGTAGTAGAGGTTATGAAGGAGGTTTTGGTTAGTTCCACCCGGCTTTTGGCGTAGCGGCCGTGCTGCTGCTTATACCACTGCCCAGCTTTTTGCAGCTGCTGCACCTCATCAACATGCGTCTGTTCGTCCTGCCACAGGTGGAGCCAATACCGCTTGGTAAAGAAGGCAGATGCTACTCCATAAAGCGTATACACAGGTAATTGCAGTTGGAAATCACTACGCAACAGGCGCATGAGCCCCAGCTTTTTCATCATCGACCGGACGCCTAGCTTGTTGAGCACCAGTAGGTCTGAAGCAAGCGGAATATGCGGAATGATTTCTTCCAGATGTTCTCCTACTGGCACCTTGCGCCCCGTGATAACAGCTGGATTACCCAACCAACTGATTTTAACCATATCTAATTGCTGAGCCTGCATCGTATGCTCAATAGCGGCTAATTGCAATGGCCCAGTCAGCCAGATATCGTCTTCCAGCAGCAGGAAGATATCGGAACCTGCGGCCACGTGTTCTAGCCACAGGCCGGTTGGAATAGTTCGCTGGTCAAAGGTGCGTTCGCCAGCCACGTGCGCCCGCAAAGCGACTACTTTAGCTTCATATAAGGGCGAAGTGAAGATAGCTACTTCTGGAAACTGCTCCTTAATACGAACTAAGTATTCAGGCGGCGTCCCGTCATCCAGTACCCGAATACAATAGTTTCCCACCGCAAACCGATAAATACTACGCAGGCAGCGTTCTAGATAATAGGGACGATTAAATGATTTTATGAATATGTCCATAAGGAATGGATACTAATGCAATTAAAAAAGGCAAAACGTCAAGCAAGCCGCCTAGCGCTTGGTCAGAGCATCTTTACATCTGAAAATGAGGGTTATTCCCTTATAAAATAGATGGTATGCATCACCTTTCGGGAAACTCTGTGTATAAAAGCCCGCGGAGTTTCGCGGGCGCAATGCCAGAATGATTATCGGACAAATTCACCTAGCGTTGCCCTAGTTATTACGTTCACGGGGGTAAGTCGGCAGTTTTCAAGGCTGCTCAAGACCGACAGCCGCGCAATGCTTATCAGTCAGTCTAGTGCCGGCCCATAAAGTATTGCAATCCTAAGCGACTGGCGTACAAAATAGCCAACGTGAATAAAACCAGCCCTATGCTACGTAGGGCTACTCGCCATACTGATACTTCTAAAAGATACAGAATATTCATATCCACCCCAAAAGTCACGAATAAACTACTGATACCAAATAACATCATGCCTAAGTTGAGATTCTGAACGTAAATCCCTACTCCTAAACTGGCTGCCCTTACTACTACCAGCAGCACAATGCCCCATAAGGCCAGGCGCTGCCGCCGCAATACCGCATAAATAGGACTTGTGGCATAGGATGCCAGTCGGAATATGTAATAGTATCCCAGATAAGTAGTGAACACCCCTGCTTCCTCCCAACGTGCGCCGAACACAATCCGGAAAATCCAGTCACCATAGACGGTGAGGATACCAAAGGGTATCAGACCCACGTATAACAGCTTGTTATAAAGTTCGAGGCACAGTGCGGGAAGACGGTCAGGCTCATGCCTATGGGTTTCAGTGGCTTTTTGTAAAAAAACCGGCGAAATGGCGGCCCCCATTAGATTAATCGGGAGTTCTAGCAGACTGGTGGAGAAAGCGTACAAGCCTACCGCCGCCGTGCCAAACGAGCTAGTGAGCACAAGCGTAGGTAATTGAAATGCCAGCGTATTAAGATAGCCACCGGGTGCCGTATAAAGCGGATATTCTCGGTATTCGTAAGCAACTGCCCGCACCCTTGCCCATGAGAAAGAACGCACAAGTACCCCTAGCCGGTGATTGATACCGCTAAAAAATACGGTACCCGTACCCATCAACTTAGTAAATATCTCGCCCAGCAACAACCCTGAAGCGCTGCCATGTAGTAGCAGGCCGGCCCCCAGTGTTAATGCCCGCCCCGCAACCGAGGTAATAGCATTGATACTGGCCTGCTTGCGAAATTCTTTGGTTCGCAGGTACCAGGCATTCATAATGAGCATCAGGTTATAGATGAATGCCGTAGCTGGCACGGCATACACCCAGTTCCCTAACGCCTCTATATGCAGCCAGCGTAACAATGGCTCATGCAGCAGCACCAAGGCCAGCGTTACCAGCCCAAAGTTGCCTACTGCCAGCAATAGACTCAAATGCACTAGGGCATAAAATCGCTTAGTTAGGCGCGGAAGCAGAAAAGCTGACGGATAAGCCAGCGTAGAAATCATTGTAACGTTCGAAA from Hymenobacter psoromatis includes the following:
- a CDS encoding group 1 glycosyl transferase, with protein sequence MAKILFLAPYPHGQAPSQRFRFEQYLDILTKEGHTYDLKPFLSAATWAILYKPGHALRKAGGIASGFGRRFALLWQVPAYDFVFIHREAAPLGPPVLEWLLAKVLGKKIIYDFDDAIWLANTSEANRIAAGLKWHQKVASICRWAHKNSCGNGYLTAYARQFNAHSLVNPTTIDTEHLHNQVRDQAAPGRLVIGWTGTHSTLKYLDQLVPVLAQLEAEGLDFEFRVISNQLPALPLRSLVFVPWCKATEIADLLEFHVGLMPLEDDPWAKGKCAFKALQYMALGIPALVSPVGMNTEVVQNDYNGYVCSTPVEWEARLRQLLTDPGLRQKLGVAARATVVARYSVQANTTNFLSLFAA